Part of the Aggregatilinea lenta genome, GCCAGTCGCCCGCTGCTTCCAGCGCGGAAAAGAGCGTCTCCATGTACTGCCCGCCGCCCCAGTTGTGTTCCCACGTGCCCGGCCACACGCCGAACTTCTCGCCGTCGTCGCCCATAAACGCGATGCGCGGCTGGGTGCCGGGCGCGGACTGCGCCGCCTGCGCCTGCAGCCACGCCATCAAGTTGGGCACGGAGTCCCAGGGGATCGCGTAGCGCAGGTAGCTGAGGGTCGGGAAGACGCGCACCACGTCGCCCTGCTCCTCGCTGACGAAGTAGCCGAACAGGTCGCGTTCTTTGTTGTAGCCCGCTGCCTCGAAGTGCGTATCGTCGATGATCACGTAGTCGATACCCGCGCGCGCGATCGGGCGCGCGAGGTGCGGCTCCCAGACGCGCTCGGCCAGCCACATGCCACGCGCCTTCATGCCGAAGACGTCCTCGACCGCCCGGCTCAGCTTGGTAATCTGGCCGAGCTTATCCTCGTCCGGCAGTGTGGCAAGGATCGGCTCGTAGTAGCCGCCGGACAGCACTTCGAGCTGCCCGCGCTCGACCAACGCCCGCACCCGCGCCAGCAACGGCTGCTGGTGCGCGACGAGGTAATCGAGCAGACTGCCCGTGAAGTGCACGCCGCACTTGATCGCCGGGTGGCGCTCCATCAACTCGACGAACGGCTCGTAGGCCATCCGCACCGAGTGCTCGTTGACGTGGTCAAACTGCCCAACGGGCTGGTGATTGTGGAACACCAGGGAGAGGAAAAGTGAGGTCGCCATGCTTGCCCCTATCCATCACGTGCCGACGAGATGCCGAACGCCGAGATTGTAGCACAAACGTGGCGAAACTCGTGAGGGGGCCGGACGGGCCAAAAACAAGCGCCCTGACACGGTTCATCCGCGCGGGCGCAAGAAAGTCAACTCAAATTGGTGGAGCCAGACGTCAGTCTAGTCCTGGTTTCTCACCCGGATCGGCTGCGTCTGCTGCGGAAAAGGGAGCACGCGCGATGCTGTGGGACGGGCGAGCTTGGCCGCCTTGTGCAGCGCAACGGCAGGCCGGGCAGCGTGCATGGCTGGCTCGGCTTGTTCATCCAAAGGGCGGCTGGCGCGCGAAAGCAGACGCCCCATTACCAGACCAACCGGGACTGACGCAGCGAACCATCCTACAACGATAACCGCGAGTGTATTCATGTTACGTCCATTCATCATTTATCTTTCATCCATTAAAACACAGGTTCTCGCCGTTTGTCAACCATTTTGCAGGCCCAAATCTTTTATTTTAGTCTTGAAAATTTAAATAGGGAGTAGTAAGAGCGTAGCAGCGACTCGTTATTCGCACAACTTTCATAAAGCTAAAGAACCTGTGAAATTTTCCGCACTATGCCGCGCCGCCGCCGGGCGAGCCACTGGCCCGCAGGCGCCTATTCTTCCCTCAGTTGGGGCCAAAACCCGGCTCGCTGGCAAGATGGTCGGGGACTGGGGCACGGTTTCGATGCTTGCGGCCTATGGTACAATGAAATCACATCTGACGCCTTCCTTAAGCCAACCCGAGATAACTGCTGCATGCTCTATAATGTGTTGATTGTAGACGACGATCGTCGTACCGCTGAGAGTTTGGCCGCACAAGTCTGCGTGCTGGGGCATACCGTCGCCACCGCTTACGGCCCGCGTATGGCGATGCAGCATCTCAGCGAGGTCATCCCGGACGTGATCATGCTCGACCTCAACATGCCGGGCGTCAACGGCCTGGAAGTCGTGCGCTTCCTGCGCCGCGACCCGGCCACGGCGCGCGTTCCGGTCGTCATCGTGTCCGCCAGCGACGCCCAGGATACCATCCACCAGGCGCTCGCCAGCGGCGCGAACCACTACCTGATCAAACCGCCCACCGTGGAAGACATCGAGCAAGCGCTGGAAGTCGTCATGCGTAACAATCTACCGCCCCACCGCAACGGTAACGGGAGCGGCAAGAATGGCAGCGCCACCTCTCGCAGCATAATCAGGTAATATAAGCCCAACCGACCGCTCCATTGCCCACCACGCGGCCATTCGGCAGCGTCAGATAGAACAGGTACACCGGCGCTGGCTCGCGCGTGGTCGCGACCTGCTGGAACGTGACGGTATACGTCTGCTCCGGCGCGAGCGCCCACCCCAGCCGGTCCGCCACGCCCGGCGCGTTCTCCCAGATCTGCCCGATGCCGCCTGATGGACGGTAACGCTCCAGCGGGGGGGCTTCCTGCGGTTCCGCCGTGCCCGCGTCCGGCGACGTCGGGAAGCTGGACGAGAGGAAATACGCCGACGCGCCGCCGTTCACGCTGTCACCGTAGAAAATGTAGATCTCGCCCGTGTCCGGTCGCCAGACGATCGCACCGCCCTCGAATTCCTGGTACACCGCCTGCGTCTGGAACGCCTCGGACGCGGGGCAACCGTCGGCCTGCCCGAAGAAGAACGTATTCGGGCAGTGTACCTCGACCTGCGCCTCGACGCTTTCGGCGCGGTCCGCCGTGTAGAGCCGGTACGTCACGCTGTAGAGCGCGTTGTCGGGCAGGTAAACCGTGGCCGAGCCTTTAGGCGACTGTGCCGTGACGACCGTCTGCGACATCGACGTGCCGGGTACCGTTTCCTCGACGGACACGCCGCCCGTGCCGCGTACCTCCCAGGAGATGGTCACCGGCGCGCTGGGATTCACCACCGTGGGCGAGACCGAAAACGCGACGATGTTCCCGCTGGGCGTGATCACGCTGCCGCCCGCGTCGGGCACGGTCGGCGGCGGTTGGATCTGCACGTCCGAGGACGGCAGCGTCGTGTCGCCGGTCACCGGGATCGTAATGCGCGCCTCGTCGTACACGCTGCCGGACACGACATTGATCACGCGCAGCCGCAGCGCGATCGCCTGATGATCCTGGCGCCACACCGGCGCGACGATGCCCGTGCCCGACGACGGCACCCATAACACACTGCGCGGCAGCTCAACCGAAACCGCCGCCCCGTCCGAGAAGACCTGATCGAACACCAGATTCGAGCCTGGCACGCGGTTGGAGACGGTCCACGTCACGGGAATCAGCACCTGACCCGCCGCGACCTGCGCCGCGTCCACGGTGACCGCGTCCGCCGTGAAGGAGTCGATCACCGGCGATACCGTGTCCAATGCGCTGTACGGAATGGTCAGGGTGCGCTGTTCCAGAATGCGCGAGTCCACATCCACGATGGACAGCAGATAGGTGGGCGGGCCGAAGGTCTGCGGATGCGCGATCGTCACCCGGCGCGAGTCGTTGGATTCCAACGGGACACTGTTGTCCTGAAACACCGGCACCCAGCGGTTCTGCTGGTAAACGTGCAGCGTCAGGCGCGCGCCGCCGGTCACGCCGACCGTCGTCCAGGCCAGCTCCGTGGCGGCGCTGCCCGCTTCAAGGTCGGCCATGCTGATCGCGTCGAGCGAGCTGGTAAACGTGATGATGGTGGGTATGGCTTGCTGCGCGCGCGCCACAGGGATACCCGTCAGAGCCAGCGCCAGCACCAGGAGACACACGAGCACAAGTCGTTTCATCGCCTTCCCTCTCCACCTTGTTCCCGGATCGCCGCACGCCGCGCGCGGGCGGTCCCGTCCCGATACGCATATGCAAAAGGGTACAGCGGTGGGTGGAAAGCGGCAAGTTAGAGGGATCTTGTCAAGGTATTGCGCGAGGAGAATAAATCGATCCGGTTATGAGCAGTACTCATTCCCGGCCCTGATCCAATTAAGTTAGCAAAAGCAGAGAAGCACGATCACGCGTGATCCGTAGGGACGGGGCTTGCTCCGCCCGTTGAGAAAAAACCGGGTAGGGCAAACCCTACCCCCTACAAAAAACGGCAGGGAACGCCCAGGGAAAATCGCACTTGTTCTTTAGCGAGCAAAAATAGGAACGTAAATTCTCGCCTATTTCGCACCCTACTTTGGCCGGATGTTCAGCTTCTCCACCAGCGCGGCGCGGCCTGGCCACTCATCGCGCAGCAGGCCGTAGTTCAGGTTATCCTGCCACGCGCCATCCACGAACCACATCCCGCGACGGCGAACCTCGTAGACGAAGCCCACTTTTTCCATCATGCGCTGCACGCGCACGTTGGGAGCCATCGTGCCGATGAAAATCCGGCGCAGATCCAGCCAGTTGAACAGATAATCGACCAGCAGGATGAAGCCGTCCGTGCCATAGCCGCCACCCCAATACGCCGGCTCGCCGATCATCGCGCCCAGGTTCGCAAAGCGGTGCGTGTTGGACATCCAGTTGATCCCCATCTGTCCAATTGGCGTGCCATCTTTGGTCTGCACGCCAAACTCGATACGCTGCTCGCCGCGCTTATCGAGCGACTCTACCCATTCCTGATACCACTGTTTCCCGGTTGCCTTGGAGAGGATCGGGCGGTCCCCCGCGCTGCCCCAATAAGCCGCGATGCTGTTTTCCCAACTCGGGAGGCAATCAAAATACGTCTCTCCATAGGGAACTAGATCGACCAGGATACCCTCTAGCATGATGTCATGCCTCCGGTTTTGGGCGTGCTTTCAGCCCCAGCTTCTCAACCAGCGCCGCGCGGCCCGGCCACTCGTCGCGCAGGATGCCGTAGATCAGGTCGTCCTGCCACGCGCCGTCCACGAGCCACAGGTCGCGGTGGCGACCTTCGTACACGAAGCCGACCTTCTCCATCATGCGCTGCACGCGCACGTTGCTTTCCATCGTGCCGATGTAGATCCGGCGTAAATCGAGCCAGTTGAACAGGTAATCGACCAGCAGGATAAACCCGTCCGTGCCGTACCCGCCGTTCCAGTAAGCGGGATCGCCGATCAGCGCGCCCAGGTTGGTGAAACGGTGCGTGCTCGACATCCAGTTGATGCCCATCTGCCCGATCGGCGTGCCGTCTTTGGTCTGCACGCCGAACTCAACACGCTGGTCGCCGCGCTTGTCAAGCGACTCCACCCACTCCTGGTGCCAGCGTTTCGCGGTCGCCTTCGACAGCAGCGGGCGATCCCCGGCGCTGCCCCAGTAGCCCGCAGGACCGTTTTCCCAGGCCGGAACGCACTCGAAATATGCGTTCCCATAGGGCACCAGATCGACCAGGATCCCCTCTAGCATTGCGTCATGCCTCCGGTTCTGGGCGGGGTTGCAGCCCCAGCTTCTCCACCAAAGCGGCCCTGCCCGGCCACTCGTCCTGCAGCGCGCCGTAGATCAGCGCGTCCTGCCAGTCCCCATCCGCGTACCACATCTCGCGCTGGCGGCCTTCGAACGTAAACCCAATCTTATCCATCATGCGCTGGACGCGCACGTTGGATGCCATCGTCTCAGCATAAAGCCGCCGCAGATCGAGCCAGTTGAACAGGAAGTCGATCAGCAGGATGAATCCATCCGTGCCGTAGCCGCCGCCCCAATAGGCCGGGTTGCCGATCTGCACGCCCAGGTTGGCGCTGCGGTGCACCGTCAAGGCGAAGTTCACGCCCATCTGCCCGATCGGGGTGCCGCGTTTGGTCCGCACGCCGAACTGGATGCGGCGCACACCCTCGCGATCCAGCGGTTCCAGCCGGGCCCGGTACCAGCCCTCGGCCATCGAACGCGACACGATCGGACGGTCGCCCACCGTGCCCCAATACGCCGCCGGGCCGTTGAACCACGTCGCCATCTGCTCGCCAAACGCATGGCCGAGCGGCACCAGATCGACCAGGATACCCTCGAGCATCGCTTACGCCTCTGGTTCCGGGTGCGGCTTCAGCCCGATCTTCTCGACCAGCGCCGCCCGGCCCGGCCACTCCTCGCGCTGGATGCCATACACCAGCGTGTCGCTCCACGCGCCGTCCACGTACCAATACGCGGACCGGCGCACCTCGAACGTAAAGCCGGTCCTGGCCATCTGGCGCTGCACGCGCTCGTTGAGCGCCATCGTCTCGACGATGATCCGGCGCAGGTCGAGCCACTCGAACGCGTACTCCGCGATCAGCAGCAGCGCGTCGGTCCCGTACCCACCGCCCCAATAGGCCGGATCGCCGAGGCTCAGCCCGATCTCGGTGGTGCGGTGGTGCGCGGACACCCAGTTCAGGCTGGCGTCGCCAATCGGCGTGCCCGCTTTGGTCTGCACGCCAAAGATCAGCGCGCCGCCGTTATCCGTTTCCTGGCGACGCTGCCGCCAGCGGTCCACCGAGGCGCGGCTGAGCACCATCACGTCGCCCGCGCTGGCCCAGACCGTCGATGGGCCGTTGACCCACACCTGATTCTTCGCCCAAAACCGATCCCCAAACGGCACCAGATCGACCAGAATGCCCTCCAACATAGGCTCAGTCCTCCGGGTCCGGGCGCGGCTGCAAGCCCAGTTTCTCGACCATCGCCGCTCGACCCGGCCATTCCTCGCGCAGCATGCCATAGCCCACCACGTCTACCCACTGGCCGTTGACCCAGGTCGCGTCACGCTGGCGGCCTTCGAGCGTGAAGCCTACCTTGTCCATCTGGCGCAGCACGCGCTCGTTGGGCGCCATCGTCACCAGCCAGCAGCGGCGCAGGTCGAGCACGTCGAAGGCGTAGTCGAGCAGGAGCAGCACCGCATCCGTACCGTAGCCACCGCCCCAATAGGCCGGTTCGCTGATGACCGCGCCCAGGTTCGCCCAGCGATGTGCGGGCACCATCCAGTTAATGCCGACGTACCCCAGCGGCTTGCCGCTCTTGGTCTGGATGCCGAACGGCACGCCCATGTCGCCGTCGTCCTCGTCGGACAGCCACTCGGCGTGGTCGCGGTCCACGGCAGCCTGGGAGACGAAGCGGCGGTCGCCCATGCTGCCCCAAAAGCGCGACTCGTTGTTCCACCAGTCATGGTCGCGGTCCATAAATGCCTTGCCGTATGGCACAAGATCGACCAACAATCCTCGAAGGATCATGTTATTCTCCCGTTCAGCGCGCTTCCAGCCCGATGCGCGCGATCACAGCCTCGCGGCCCGGCCACTCGTCGCGCAGCAGGCCATAGGCCAGCAAGTCGGCCCAGTCGTTACTGGCCCACACCGCCTCGCGTTGGCGGCCTTCCAGCGTGAAGCCCACCTTGACCATCTGGCGCTGCACGCGCTCGTTGAGGCTCATCGTCATCAGCCACAGCTTGTGTGCGTCGAGCCAGTTGAAGCCGAAGTCGACCAGCAGTGTCAGCGCGTCCGTGCCGTAGCCCCCGCCCCAATAGGCCGGGTCGCCGATGATCGCGGAGAGCATCAGCACGCGGTGATGCGGGTGCACGCGGTTGAACGCGAACATGCCGATCGGCGTGCCCTCTTTGGTCTGCACGCCGAAGGCCATGCGCAGATCGCCCTGCTCGACCTCTTCCAGCCGCTCCTTGCGCATCTCTTCTACTTCGCGGTGCGTGACGATCCAGCGCCCGCCCGTCGCCCAGAAATAAACGCCCTCGCCGTTGTGCCAGTCGTGCACGTGCTCCCAAAAGCGATCCCCATAGGGAACGAGATCCACCAGCAGACCTTCGAGCACCGGCCTACCCTGCCTCTGGCGCGGAGCGCGCCTTCAGCCCGATGCGCGCGATCACCGCCTCACGGCCCGGCCACTCCTCGCGCAGCAAGCCGTATTGCAGCTCGTCGGTCCACTGCCCGTTGGCATACATGCCCGCGCGCAGGCGCACTTCCAGCGTGAAGCCGACTTTCGCCATCTGGCGCTGCACGCGCTCGTTGATGCCCATCGTGCCCAGCCACAGTTTGTGGAAATCCAGCCAGTCGAAGGCGTAGTCCACCAGCAGCAGCAGGGCATCCGTGCCGTAGCCGCCACCCCAGAACGCCGGCTCGCCGATCGCCGCGCCGAGCATCGCCAGCCGGTGATGCGGCACGACCCAGCCCATACCAATGTCGCCCAGCGGCTGGCCGTCCTTCGACTGGATGCCGAACATGATGCCCTGCCAGTGATGCTGCTCGGCGCGCTCGGCCCGCTCGCGCTGGCTGCGC contains:
- a CDS encoding GNAT family N-acetyltransferase produces the protein MLEGLLVDLVPYGDRFWEHVHDWHNGEGVYFWATGGRWIVTHREVEEMRKERLEEVEQGDLRMAFGVQTKEGTPIGMFAFNRVHPHHRVLMLSAIIGDPAYWGGGYGTDALTLLVDFGFNWLDAHKLWLMTMSLNERVQRQMVKVGFTLEGRQREAVWASNDWADLLAYGLLRDEWPGREAVIARIGLEAR
- a CDS encoding GNAT family N-acetyltransferase, whose protein sequence is MLEGILVDLVPYGETYFDCLPSWENSIAAYWGSAGDRPILSKATGKQWYQEWVESLDKRGEQRIEFGVQTKDGTPIGQMGINWMSNTHRFANLGAMIGEPAYWGGGYGTDGFILLVDYLFNWLDLRRIFIGTMAPNVRVQRMMEKVGFVYEVRRRGMWFVDGAWQDNLNYGLLRDEWPGRAALVEKLNIRPK
- a CDS encoding response regulator; amino-acid sequence: MLYNVLIVDDDRRTAESLAAQVCVLGHTVATAYGPRMAMQHLSEVIPDVIMLDLNMPGVNGLEVVRFLRRDPATARVPVVIVSASDAQDTIHQALASGANHYLIKPPTVEDIEQALEVVMRNNLPPHRNGNGSGKNGSATSRSIIR
- a CDS encoding GNAT family N-acetyltransferase, which codes for MLEGLLVDLVPYGDAYKRQEYHWRNSEAWFWATAGDRWFLSREHSERSQRERAERAEQHHWQGIMFGIQSKDGQPLGDIGMGWVVPHHRLAMLGAAIGEPAFWGGGYGTDALLLLVDYAFDWLDFHKLWLGTMGINERVQRQMAKVGFTLEVRLRAGMYANGQWTDELQYGLLREEWPGREAVIARIGLKARSAPEAG
- a CDS encoding GNAT family N-acetyltransferase — translated: MILRGLLVDLVPYGKAFMDRDHDWWNNESRFWGSMGDRRFVSQAAVDRDHAEWLSDEDDGDMGVPFGIQTKSGKPLGYVGINWMVPAHRWANLGAVISEPAYWGGGYGTDAVLLLLDYAFDVLDLRRCWLVTMAPNERVLRQMDKVGFTLEGRQRDATWVNGQWVDVVGYGMLREEWPGRAAMVEKLGLQPRPDPED
- a CDS encoding GNAT family N-acetyltransferase, which codes for MLEGILVDLVPFGDRFWAKNQVWVNGPSTVWASAGDVMVLSRASVDRWRQRRQETDNGGALIFGVQTKAGTPIGDASLNWVSAHHRTTEIGLSLGDPAYWGGGYGTDALLLIAEYAFEWLDLRRIIVETMALNERVQRQMARTGFTFEVRRSAYWYVDGAWSDTLVYGIQREEWPGRAALVEKIGLKPHPEPEA
- a CDS encoding GNAT family N-acetyltransferase — translated: MLEGILVDLVPYGNAYFECVPAWENGPAGYWGSAGDRPLLSKATAKRWHQEWVESLDKRGDQRVEFGVQTKDGTPIGQMGINWMSSTHRFTNLGALIGDPAYWNGGYGTDGFILLVDYLFNWLDLRRIYIGTMESNVRVQRMMEKVGFVYEGRHRDLWLVDGAWQDDLIYGILRDEWPGRAALVEKLGLKARPKPEA
- a CDS encoding GNAT family N-acetyltransferase, with translation MLEGILVDLVPLGHAFGEQMATWFNGPAAYWGTVGDRPIVSRSMAEGWYRARLEPLDREGVRRIQFGVRTKRGTPIGQMGVNFALTVHRSANLGVQIGNPAYWGGGYGTDGFILLIDFLFNWLDLRRLYAETMASNVRVQRMMDKIGFTFEGRQREMWYADGDWQDALIYGALQDEWPGRAALVEKLGLQPRPEPEA